Part of the Passer domesticus isolate bPasDom1 chromosome 8, bPasDom1.hap1, whole genome shotgun sequence genome is shown below.
TTTACTTCCAAGTCACATGAATAAAATTCATTATGTAATTAAGTGAACCCTCACAGGACAGATATAAGTTTGAATGAAACATGCATACAAGGCAGTACAGTGCTTCAATTAAAAGGATAGACACATTTCAGTGATGTATAATTCAGGCACCAAATCCATGCTCATTTCCAGTACCTGCAGATACTTCATTTCTGATGAAGAGTTCCAAGAAAgtaggaaaaaagcaaaagtgaagATTACTAAAGTTCAAGATATCAAGGTATTTTTACAGCTACAGAACTAAGCATCAAAACCCATTACCCTCTTTCCCCTTGCTAaaacacctggaaaaaaaacccacttgcCTGCACAGCTTATTCAATTTCCATCAGAAGATGTGAAGGAAAGTGACTGGCTTCCCACCCAACCTATTCCTgagctttggttttgtttcaggACAGGAGAAATCTGCCTCCCTCTAACCTGCCTATACCAGGTTGTAGTCACAGCCCAGGAGGGCTCCATCAGTCTAGTACCACCAGAGGAAGACTCCACTACCTTGGGCATCAGCCCCTCAAACCCCAAGGCATTCtaccttatttttatttacacatTGTCCTCACTGCCTACACCACACATCCTTACAAACTTACCTTGGTGAGGAACACCATACCAACAGTAACAGGTGGAGTAAGCATTAGGGGTTTAGGCAGCCTGAGTAACAAGTGTTAAGATTATCTAGTGTGTGTACTGCGAGATTGAGTTATGTGATTAGAGCAACACTGTTAGATTTACGAAGTTTAACAGTGACACACAGGAAACAGTAATTTAGGAAGCATAGTTTCATGTCAAATCAGCTAGGCTGGCAGCAGTGAGGAGCAAAACTAAGCTACTGAGCTGATGACAAGCTATACAACACACAGTTTACCTTCTGTTATCCAGCAGAACAGgtgaaaaaatggaagaaaaacaatGTTATTCTGTTGAAGAATTCATAATCAACATTTCAAAGGTATATGCTCACTCTAGCTTAAAAGAAATTCTCATCCTACCTTCTTGCCAGCACCAACAtttgccttggctgtgcccCTGACTTTCTTCATTCTGTTCTTACGCTCTTTTCGCTGCTTCCTGGaagtctttttcttttcatacaaGCCGTGCTATCAAAAACAGTTAAAAGTTCTTTTAACATTGTTTCTCTACTAACAACTCCTGAATTTAAGTTCTGAGTGTTCAAATACAGTTTACATTTGAAATATTAACTAAATAGCAAGATCATTAACAAATGAATGATTCAACACAGAACATAAACATTGAAGAGGCACATGGATGAGCCCCATTTCTTATGCTTACTTTAGACCTCCATTACTGTTTTGTTAAAAGTTACTGCTAAACACCTCTGGTATTATCAGTTTTGCCTTCCCAATTCCCtagtaatataaaataaaagcacaCAGCCTATTTTGTCAATGCAGAAGTTAACATGTGCTATTTTAGGAGCTCTCATACAACTGTACTTTCACAAAATGTGAGTTTTTGCAAATGCAAATCCTGCTTTCAAGACACCAGAAAACAACATACCCTGGCAAGCCTGTGCTTTGGTTCGTTTTTCTTTGCATAGTCCAGGGAATCATAGATCATGCCAAAACCAGTTGTCTTGCCACCACCAAAATGAGTTCTGAAGCCAAAGACGAAAATTACATCAGGGGTTGTCTTGTACATTTTTGCCAGCTTTTCCCTGATTTCTGTTTTGGGGACTGTGGCCTTCCCAGGATGAAGAACATCAATCACCTAAGAAAGAATTTTAACAAGTTGATAAAAGGTCAATATCCAGTACACAGCCCCACCAGGTGCTACAGTCCCATCATGAGCTCAACACTTAAACTAACCCACCTTAGAAACAAACAATTATTTATTTGACACAAAAGCATTCAGAAGTTTCTTGCTTCACTAAGTCATTTAGACtgaaaaatacctttaaaattattaaatccAATAGCAGACCCAATCCCATCACGTGTCTCAATGGTACTAAGCCATGTTCTGAAGTGCTACACcaacatgtcttttaaatacctccagggaggATGACTTAACCAGCTCCTAGGGCAGCCTACTCCAATGCTTAATAATCCTTTTGGTGCAGAAATTTTCCTCAACATCCAGTCTCAAGCTGGTACAACTTCACCGTCAAGATTTACCTTGAGCATACATCAACACATTTAAACCCATATGCTCTTACAATTCCTTATTTAAGAACCCTGGACATTTTAAGGGCCCCATATTTATAGCAGCTAAACCTTCTTCCAGCTCAGAAACACCAAACAAATAAAGGCAGTTTTCTGTAGTCTTTTACCATCTGCTTGCGCTGCAGAAGTCTGTTGGTCATGAACTTCCTGGTTCTGATGGTCACT
Proteins encoded:
- the RPS24 gene encoding small ribosomal subunit protein eS24 isoform X2, with amino-acid sequence MNDTVTIRTRKFMTNRLLQRKQMVIDVLHPGKATVPKTEIREKLAKMYKTTPDVIFVFGFRTHFGGGKTTGFGMIYDSLDYAKKNEPKHRLARHGLYEKKKTSRKQRKERKNRMKKVRGTAKANVGAGKKK
- the RPS24 gene encoding small ribosomal subunit protein eS24 isoform X3, which codes for MNDTVTIRTRKFMTNRLLQRKQMVIDVLHPGKATVPKTEIREKLAKMYKTTPDVIFVFGFRTHFGGGKTTGFGMIYDSLDYAKKNEPKHRLARHGLYEKKKTSRKQRKERKNRMKKVRGTAKANVGAGKK
- the RPS24 gene encoding small ribosomal subunit protein eS24 isoform X1; the protein is MNDTVTIRTRKFMTNRLLQRKQMVIDVLHPGKATVPKTEIREKLAKMYKTTPDVIFVFGFRTHFGGGKTTGFGMIYDSLDYAKKNEPKHRLARHGLYEKKKTSRKQRKERKNRMKKVRGTAKANVGAGKKKVNCVLYSLSSAQ